GGGCCGGCCCAAGATGGTCGCGCAGCAGTTCGGCACCCGTGAGGAGCTCGTCGACCGCCTCGCCCATGGCCTCGATCCCCGGGGACCCGCGACGCTCCTGTCCGTCACACCGATCAGCCACACAACGGCGCCGATGGCCGACGCCGTCCTGTCGGGCGGCGGCACGGTGGTGCTCCACGACGGCTTCGACCCCGACGACGTACTGCGCTCCTTCGCCCAACAGCACGTCACCGACGTGTACTTGGCGGTCCCGCACCTCTACCGGCTGCTCGACCATCCGGGCATCGACGCGACCGATCTGTCCTCGCTGCGCCGCATCACCTACAGCGGCACCCCGGCGGCCCCGGGCCGCGTGGAGCGGGCCGTCCGCCTCTTCGGGGACGTCCTCATCCAGGTGTACGGCACCACGGAGGCCGGCGGGATCAGCAGCCTCAACCCGCTCGACCACCGGGAGCCGGAACTGCTCGGCTCGGTCGGCAGGCCCTTCCCGTGGGTGCGCCTGGAGATCAGGACACCCGGCGGCGGACCGCAGGTCGAACGGGGCGTCACGGGCGAGCTGTGGGTCAACTCCCCTACGGTGACGGCCGGTTACCTGGACGACGACGAGCTGACCGGCGCCACCCTCAGGGACGGCTGGCTGCGCACCGGTGACCTCGGGCACTGGGACCGGTACGGCTATCTGCGGCTCGACGGACGCGTCGGCGACGTGATCAAGCACGGCGGTCTGAAGCTGGACCCCACGGCGATCGAGGGCGCGCTCCTCCAGCATCCGCAGGTACGCCAGGCCACGGTGTTCGGTGTGCGCGACGACGACTACGTGGAGCAGGTGCACGCCGCCGTCGAACTGCACTCGGGCGCCGCCCGCACCTCGTGCGACCTGCGCGGATACGTGGCCGCGACGCTGACTCCGGAGCACACCCCGGTCCGGATCTCCGTCTGGCCGCAGCTGCCGCTGACCCCGTCGGGCAAGCCGGACCGCGCGTATCTGCGCCGGGTGTCGTCCACACCCGAACGCTCCGGTCCGAAAGCCTCCGCTGCCGCGCCGGCGCCCGCCACCAGCTCCCCGCGCGGAGCCACCGCGCGGGACGGCCCCGTCCGCGTACGCGGCACGGGCGCCCCGCCCGATCACGCCATCCCGCGAACCAGAAAGGGCGTCTCATGACCGCATTCGGCCACTTCGCCCGGTCGCTGCGGCTGCGGCGGCTCTACCGCCACAGCACGGCCGGCCTGATGATCACCCCTCTCGACCATTCGATCAGTGACGGTCCCGTGGTGTCCAAGGGCATGTCACTCGACCATCTCGCGGGCCGCCTCGCGGCCGGCGGTTCGGACGCCGTCGTCGTGCACAAGGGCAGTGTGCGGCACATCAGTCCGGAGCGGTTCGCCGCGATGTCCCTGATCATCCACCTCAACGCGAGCACCAGCCAGGCGCTCGACCCCAACGCCAAGTACGTCGTCGCCGGCGTCGAGGAGGCCCTGCGCCTGGGCGCGGACGCGGTCAGCGTCCACGTCAACCTCGGCTCCGACGACGAGCGGCAGCAGATCGGCGACCTCGGCCGGATCGCCGACGCCTGCGACCGCTGGAACCTGCCGCTGCTCGCCATGGTGTACCCGCGCGGCCCGCGGATCACCGACCCCCGGGACCCGGAGCTCGTCGCGCACGCCGTGACGATCGCCGCCGACCTGGGCGCCGATCTGGTCAAGACCGTCTTCCTCGGCTCCACCGCGGAGATGCTCGACCTGACGGCGGCGTGCCCGGTGCCGGTGCTCGTCGCGGGCGGCCCCGCCCTCGCCGACGAGGAGGACGTTCTCGCGTACGTGCGGGACGCCCTGGCCGGCGGCGCGGGCGGCGTGGCGATGGGCCGCAACATCTTCCAGGCCGCCGACCCGCGGAGGCTCGCCGCCAAGGTCGCCCGGCTCGTCCACCACTTCCCCGAACAGCACTTCGGGCCGGGCCCCTTCACCGCGTCCGCCGACACGGACAGCGACGCCCGGCTCACCCCGGACCACCTCGACGCACCGACCACCGCCCCGCTCTCCCACGATCTGACAGGAGGTCCGCATCATGACGGACGCCAAACTGTGCTGGCTTGACATCCGCGACGCCGGCACCGCCACCGCCGCCATCCTCGAAGAGGCCGTCCACCAGCGGATCGACGGCGTCGTCGCCGCCGACCCGGCCGCCTTCACCGGCCTGCCCCCGACCGTCCGCAAGATCCTCCTGTTCGAGGACGGAGCCGCCTCGGTCCCCGCCGACCTCGGCGAGGCCGACCTGGTGATCGTGCCCGGCGGCAAGGACGAGCGGGCCCCGCTCGTCGCGGCGCACCCCGACGTCGAGTTCGGCCGCTACGTCGAGATCGTCGACGCCGACACCCTGGAGGACGCCTGCCTGGCGGCGCGTCTGGAGGCGTGGAGCGTCCTCGACTTCCGCGACCCGACGAAGATCCCGCTGGAGATCGTCATCGCGGCGGCCACCGGCGCCCCGGGCTCCATCGTCACGACCGCGGCCAATAACGAGGAGGCCGAGATCGTCTACGGCGTGCTCGAACTGGGGTCGGACGGCGTCCTGATGCGCGGCCGCACCGTGGGCGACGCCACCGCCCTGCGCACCGCGGCGACCTCGCGCGGCGGGGAGATCCCGCTGGTCGAACTGACGGTCACCGGCGCCACGCACATCGGGATGGGAGAGCGTGCCTGTGTCGACACGACGACCCACTTCCGCAAGGACGAGGGCATCCTCGTCGGTTCGCACTCCAAGGGCATGGTGCTGTGCGTCAGCGAGACCCACCCGCTGCCGTACATGCCGACGCGGCCGTTCCGGGTCAACGCCGGCGCGCTCCACTCGTACACCGTGGCGCAGCACGGGCGCACCCACTACCTGAGCGAACTGCACGCCGGCAGCTCGGTGTTGGCGGTCGACGTGAAGGGCCGTACGCGGCCGGTCAGCGTCGGCCGGGTGAAGATCGAGACGCGTCCGCTGATCTCCATCGACGCGGTCGCGCCCAACGGCCAGACGGTCAACCTGATCCTCCAGGACGACTGGCACGTCCGCGTCCTCGGCCCCGGTGCCTCGGTCCTCAACAGCACCGAACTCAAGCCGGGCGACACCATCCTGGGCCACCTGCCCACGGCCGACCGCCATGTCGGCTACCCGATCAACGAGTTCTGCCTGGAGAAGTAGCAGCGCCCGTACGCGCGTGAGCAGCGCCCGTACGCCGCGCACCAGGACGCCCCGCCCCGGCACACCCCGTGCCGGGGCCGGCGCGCGTGAGGCCCCGGGCCGCCCCGGTCTCACAGCCATCCGTGCTCACTCGCGATGCGCGCCGCGTCGAACCGGTTGCGGCCGCCGAGCTTCTTGATGGCCGCCGAGGTGAGGTTCCGCACGGTGCCCGCGGCGAGATACAGCTCGCCCGCGATCTCCTTCACCGTGGCGCCGCCGGCCGTGAGGCGCAGCACGTCCATCTCCCTTACGCTGAGCGCCGATTCACCTGCGGTGGGCGGCCGCATCAGTGCCGGGTCGACGGTGAGACAGCCGCCCGCGACACCCATGAGGGTCGTGATCAGCTGCGGGAGGCGCGCGTTCTTGGGGACGATGCCGAGAGCGCCGGCGGCGACGGCGCGGTCGACCACCGCCGGGGTGGCCGCGCCGACCATGAGGGCGACCCCGCACTTGGGATGCCGGGAGCGCACATCGGTCGCGGCCCGCAGCGCCTTGCCGCCCATGGTGGGCTCCCCGAGCAGCAGCACGGTCGGCCGGTGCCGCTCGACGGCGGGCAGCACGGCCTCGTAGGTCGTGGCGAGCCCCACGACGTCCAGGCCGTTCGTGCCGTTGAGCGTCTCGGCGAACGCTTCGAGAACCAGCTGGTGATCACCGGCTACGACCACGCGTACGGACATCTCTCTACCCCCGTATCGATGTACTGGACTCGGACTCGAAACTGGCATCGGCATCGGAACCGGTGGTGCCGAGCAGCCGGTGGACCACCGACCTGGCCAGCTCCTCGGCCCGGGCCTCCTGGTCGATCTCGATGTGCACGGCGTGGGCGGGCAGGCCCGCCACGACGGCGGCCGACACCGCGCGGAACGTGTCCGCGAGGCCGTACGGAGCGTCCTCGGCCGGGACGATCACGACGGCGGACGTGAGCGGACCGATGTCGGCGGCTATCTGCGCCGGCAGCGCGAGCACCGCCTCCGTGTCCTCGGCGTCCACCTGGTAGGGCAGCGCCACGAGACCGATGTCGGCCAGCTCCTTGCACAGGAAGGCGGCGTTGGTGGCCGCGTCGTCCCCGCGTCCCCGATGGCCCGCGCCGACGACGGCGACGGCGGCCCCGGCGGCGCAGAGCCGTGCGGTGACGACCCGTCCGGTGCCGGTGGTGGCGTCGACGACGAGGACGACGCAGCCGTCGAGCGGCGGGGGTGCGTAGGACGCTGCGTGGGACACGAGGACTCCCTGTTCGCGGAATACGATGAGCAGGTAACGTGCGGAATCTGTGGACAGCTTGAAACGTGCGCGTCGCCGGGAATGCGGCGCGCCCTGATGAAGTGGAGTTCAGGCGCCTTGACCTGGCGCTGAATAAACGTTCAACCGTGGTTCAAGGGGGAAACACCACGTGGACGAAGTCTCGTCACTGGATCAGCAGACTCTCGGCGTCTACCGCGCGATTCTGTTCCACAAGGAACACGATCCGAAGCGCCTCGCCGCTTTGCTCGACTGCACACCGGAGGCGGTGGAGGCGGCCCTGGACAGGCTGTCCGAGCTCTCCCTCCTCGCACCTTCTACGGATTCCCCGGGCCGGCTGCGGGCGGTGAACCCGTCGCTCGGCCTGAAGGTCCTCCTCCAGCGGGAGCAGAACGAACTGGCCTGGCGCCAGCAGCGCATCGAGCAGAACCGCGCCGCGCTGGCGGCGCTCGCCGCCGAGTACACGGCGTCCGGCTGGTCGAACACCCTGGACGGCACGGAACACCTCGACAACGTCGACGACATCCGTATCCGTCTGGAGGCGCTCGCCGAGTCCTGCGTGCGCGAGTCCCTCGCGTTCCATCCGGTCAACGCGCTGACCCAGGAGTCGATCGAGGCCGGCCGGCCCCTCAACGAGCGGGCGCTCGCGCGGGGGGTGCGCTTCCGGTCGATCTACCTCGACAGCGTCGCCAACGACCGGGTCACCAAGGCGCACGCGCAGTGGATGGCGGAGCGGCACAGCGAGATCCGGACCTCGCCCACGCTGCCGATGCGGCTGCTCATCGTCGACAACACCGCGGCGATCGTGGCCGGTCTGCCGGGTCAGGCCCAGCCGTCCGCGCTGCTGTTCAGCAGCCAGCCGGTGGTCCTCGCGATGCGGGCCCTGTTCGAGGCGTACTGGGAGCACGCCTGCCCCCTCGACCGGCCCGGGGACGCCCTGCCCGGCGGGCTGACCCCGCAGGAGCGCAAGCTCCTCCAGCTCCTCGCGACGGGTCTCACCGACGAGGCCGTGGCCCGTGCGCTCGGTATCGGGGTGCGCACCGAGCGCCGCATCATGGCCGAGCTGATGGAGCGCCTCGGTGCGTCGAGCCGCTTCGAGGCCGGCGTGCAGGCCACGCGCAGGGAGTGGATCTGACGGGGCGTCGTCGTCCGCATCGGGCTCACCGCTGAGGGGTGACGGGCCAGACGAAGTCGTCGGGCGAGGCGGGTATGCCGGGCAGGCCGGGGAGGTGCTGCGGCAGGGTCGGCCACACGAAGTCGAGGGGCCTGGCCGGCGGGGTCGGCCACACGAAGTCGTCCGCGGAGGAGGGGGTGGCCTTCGGCGCGTCACCGGCCGCCCCCGAGGGGAGGGCCTGCGCGGGCACGGCCCACAGGATCCCGCCGAGAACGGCGGCGGCGAGGACGGTACAGCGGGTGGTGGCACGGGACATGGGAGGTCTCCATTCGCGAGTACGGTGCGGCGTACGTTCGATGCGTTGACCTGCGTCGGTCCGGTCCGTTGCGGCCGTTCCGACTGCGTGCCTAGAGATAATCACCGCGCCACCCCCACTGTCCGCATCCGGCCACGCCAGGAAGCTGCATGGCAGGGAGTTGCCTGAGGGGCGGGGTCTTCAGGTGGGGCCTATCGGCCCTCGGCCCCGGCGTCCGGTCCGGCCGCCGCGCGGCGGAACTCCGCGTTGATGCGCAGGGCCTCCTCGAGCTGGTCCTCGAGGATGATGATGCGGCAGGCGGCCTCGACGGGGGTGCCCCCGTCGACGAGCTCGCGGGCACGTGCCGCGATACGCAGCTGATAGCGGGAGTAGCGGCGGTGTCCGCCGGCCGACCGCAGCGGAGTGATCAGGCGCGCTTCGCCGATGGCCCGCAGGAACGCGGGCGTGGTGCCGATCATCTCGGCGGCCCTTCCCATCGTGAACGCGGGATAGTCGTCGTCGTCGAGACGGCCGAGCGGTCCTTCTGCTGTCATTTCACCTCGTCGAGGGGCGCATGGAGGGGCCCCGGCGCCGTCGCGGCGGCCGCGCCCCGGGCAAATTGAACACCATGCGTCCCCAAGACCGCGCCGGCCACCGATGCGGCGCGCACGCCGAGGGCCCCGACCGGTTCTCAGGTCGGGGCCCTCGGCCGCCCGGCCGCGGTGGCCGGCGGTGGCGTGTCTACGCGGGGGCGGGCAGACCCATCAGAGCCGAAGCGGCCTGGAGCGGGGTGAGTTCAGCCGCGTCGGAGCCGCCCGCGGAGACCTCGGTACAGGCGAAGCCGAGCGCGGTCAGCGCCCTGACGACCTCACCGGAGGTGAAGTCGCGCCGGTCCTGCCGGGTGATGACGGCCCCGACCTGCTTGACGGGGTAGCGGCGCCGCCCGATGAGCACGGAGTCGCCGGTGACGGGTTCGGGTTTGACGCCCTTCATCGCCTCCAGCACATCACTGCTGAACAGCTCGAAGGGGAATCTGGCGATGACACAGCGCATGGGGGCCTCACAGGGAGAGGGACGGACCGGAGGTGCGGACGATGTCCCGCAGCTGGATGCGATCGGTGTAGCCGGCGCTGTCACGCACGGCGCTCAGCTCGGCGCGGCTGACCGTGACGGTGCAGCGGCCGTCCTCGTCGCAGAGGAGAAGCCGGCCGGCACGGGAGCTGTCGAGGACGGACAGGGCGACCTCGACGGTCATGTCGGCCCAGACGCGAGGTCCCGACGGCCTCAGGGACGCGGCCCCCGAAGGGGGGCGGGCCGTCTCGCGCGGATGTGTCTCGACCAGTGTCAAAGTGCCTCCTACGGGATGACGAAATGGGACAAGGGGCCGTGGCGTAACAGGTCAGGACGCCGTGGCGACCGGGGACGCGGACTGCCGGAAGGCTCCCGAGCCCTGCCCCGTGCGCGGCTGGTCGGCGGCGCGCCAGGGACCGGCGGCGCGCCGGGCCTCGGCGGAACGGCTGCGGCGGCCACGGGTGCTCGACCCGCTGCGCCGAGGGCGCTCCGCCACCGGCGCGGTGATGACGACCGGCACACCGGACGGCGCCCGCGCCCCGGTGATACGGCTCAACTCGGCTTCGCCCGAGCGGACTTGGGCGATCTGCGGGGTGATCCCGGCGTCGCGCATCAGCCGGCTCATGTCGCGGCGCTGGTTGGGCATGACCAGGGTGACGACGCTGCCGGACTCACCGGCACGGGCGGTACGGCCGCCGCGGTGCAGGTAGTCCTTGTGGTCGGCGGGCGGGTCGACGTTGACGACGAGGTCGAGGCTGTCGACGTGGATCCCGCGGGCGGCGACGTTGGTCGCGACCAGGACGGTGACGTGGCCGCTCTTGAACTGGGCCAGGGTGCGGGTGCGCTGCGGCTGGGACTTGCCGCCGTGCAGGGCGGCGGCGCGCACACCGACGGCGAGCAGGTCCCGGGTCAGCCGGTCCACCGCGTGCTTGGTGTCGAGGAACATGATGACCCGGCCGTCGCGGGCGGCGATCTCGGTGGTGGCCGCGTGCTTGTCGACGGGGTGCACGTGCAGGACGTGATGTTCCATCGTCGTCACCGCGCCGGCCGACGGGTCGACGGAGTGGACCACGGGGTCGTGCAGGTAGCGGCGCACGAGGAGGTCGACGTTGCGGTCGAGCGTGGCGGAGAACAGCATGCGCTGCCCCTCCCGGCGTACCTGGTCGAGCAGGGCCGTGACCTGGGGCATGAAGCCCATGTCGGCCATCTGGTCGGCCTCGTCGAGCACGGTGACCGCCACCTCGTCGAGCCGGCAGTCGCCTCGGTCGATGAGGTCCTTGAGCCGCCCCGGGGTGGCGACGACGATCTCGACGCCCCCTCGCAGCGCTCCGGCCTGACGTCCGATGGACATGCCGCCCACGACGGTGGCCGTCCGCAGCTTCAGCGACCGCGCGTACGGGGTGAGTGCCTCGGTGACCTGCTGGGCGAGTTCACGGGTGGGGACGAGGACCAGGGCGAGCGGACTGCGGGGCTCGGCGCGTCGCCCGGCGGTACGGGCGAGGAGTGCGAGCCCGAACGCGAGGGTCTTGCCGGACCCGGTTCGGCCGCGGCCGAGCACGTCACGCCCGGCGAGGGAGTTGGGCAGGGTCGCCGCCTGGATGGGGAACGGCTCGTTCATGCCGAGGCTGGTGAGCATCCGCAGGAGCTCGTCCGGCAGAGCGAGCTCCCCGAAGGAGGCGACGGCGGGGAGGCCCGGCCGAACGGTCTTCGGCAACGCGAACTCCCCGGAAACCACACTCCGGCCCGTTCGCCCGGCTCGACTCTCTCGACCTGCCCCATACATACGTTTCATGATCGGCAAAACCTTCCTGGACGCGGCACGAAAATGCACGGCACGCATCAAGGAATTCCCGCGACATTTGAACAGCACAGGGAATCGCAGGAACGAGCCGAATCATTGGATGCCAAAAAGATGAACGGCACCCGGAAAAGCAACGAGCTGGGGCCCGCACCCCAAGGTGCGGGCCCCAGCTACGGTCTACGCGTCAGCGACGACGTCAGGCGGGAACGATGTTCTCGGCCGTCGGGCCCTTCTGGCCCTGACCGATGTCGAAGCTCACCTTCTGGCCTTCCTGCAGCTCACGGAAGCCCTGGGCGGCGATGTTCGAGTAGTGGGCGAAGACGTCGGGGCCGCCACCGTCCTGCTCGATGAAGCCGAAACCCTTTTCCGCGTTGAACCACTTCACGGTGCCAGTAGCCATGTCATATCTCCTTCGGGGCAGTGCCCGGAGCCCACACTGTGCGGACTCCTGTCGCCGCGATCATCGCCCCGCCCGGAAAGACACCGGAAACACAGAAGCGCTCCCGCCGGAAATGAATATCCGGCGGAGGCACTCGAAGTTTTGGGAACCACAACTGCAACTAAATCCAACAGTAGCATGCCACCCCGAAATCCCGCAGAACTCCAATTTCCCAGCCCTGCCGCCCGAAAAAAACTTCAGCCTCCCGCCCTCGATTTCTGCACTCGCCGGAACAGATATCACTCAGTGTCCGGAAGCCGACCGCCGGGTCAGGAGCCGTTCGCGACCCCGGCCGACCAGGAGCACGGTCATCGCCACGACGGTCAGGACCTGGGAGATCACCACGAGGTCCTTCTCCGCGTACCAGACGGGTTCGTACATGTCGGGCAGCGGTCCGAATGCGCCGACGTCGACGTAGCGGTAGACGAGCAGGGCCGCGAGCCCGCCGGCCGCGGTGAGCCAGGCGAAGACGTCACCGAGAGACCGGCGCCAGAACAGGACGAGCACGGCGGCGAGCGCGGCGAGGGCGGTCTCGATCCTGAAGAGGGAGCCCTGGCTGATCGTGGCGCTGACGGGGTCGTAGCGGGAGGCGAGGTCCGCGTGCACGTACGCGTTGACGGCGAGCCCGGCGGCGGCGAGGATGCGGGCCGCCGCGCGCCATGGCCGCCGCGCGGGGCGGGGGGACGGGGGGTCGGTCGGTTCATGGGACATGGCGGGGGCCTCCCGGTGACGAGGGCGTGCGGGGTGCGCCGACGTCAGCGGACGGTGAGAGTGCCCTTCATGTTCGGGTGGATGGTGCAGACGTAGGAGTACGAGCCCGGCTTGGACGGCGCGGTGATGGTCGCCGACTTCCCCTGCGCGAGGTCGCCGGTGTCGAAGGACTTGTCGTCGGCGGTCAGCGTGTGCGTGGCCGAGTCCTCGTTGGTGACGGTGATCTTCGTGCCGGGGCTGACCTCGAACGTGGCCGGGTGGAAGGCGAAGTCCTTGATGGTGACCTTCACTTCGCCCTTTCCGCTCTCGGATGGCGAGGGGGACGCCGGGGCAGGGGCGGAGACACTTGCGGAGGCGGACGGGGCGGAGGACACCGAAACGGAAGCGGACGCGGGCGGGGTGCTGCTGGAGGAGGACCCGTCGCCCGAGTCCGAGCATCCGGTGAGGGTGGTGACCAGACACAGGGCGGCGCCGATCAGGGCCGTGTGCGGTCGGCGGTGACGCATGGACATCGTGTCTCCAAGTGGTGTGCGGGGCACGCCGATGTCCGGCAGGAGCCCGGCCCATGCACGGATCCGTCCGTCGGACGGTGAACACGGGTACCGCTAAGAGATGTCGACAGGAGGAGGTCGTCGCACGAGTGACAGCGCCTGAACGGCGTACACAACGGCCTGCATACGGTCATCCCAGGTCGAGAAGCTCCTCGTGGAAGCCGCCGAAGCCGCGCTCGCGGTCGATCAGATGGATCTCCAGGATCCAGTGGCAGTCGCGTCCGGCCCGGTCGGGGCGCCGGAGCCGGGTGGCGTTCCCGGGTGCGATGTACGACTCGATGTCGGCGCCGTCGATCTTCTCGTGCGGGAACTCGCCCACCGGGTGACCGGCGTGCCAGCCGCCCAGTTCCCAGCCGCGTGTGGCGGCCAGTCGGGCGACCTCGGCGTGGAGCGCGGCGCCGGTGATGTCCGGGTCGGCCTCGAAGGCGCGGCGTCCGGCGGCGAAGACCTCGGGCAGGTCGTCGCGCAGCCGGAGCTTGTCGGGGTCGTCACCGAGGACGAAGGTGCGGCCGAAGTCGGCTTCCCACTCCTCGAGGATCGGCCCGAAGTCGGCGAAGGCGATGTCGTCGTGGCCGATGATCCGGTCCGGGGGATTCTCCTTGTACGGGTGGAGGGTGTTCGGGCCGGAGCGCACGATGCGCTTGTGCCAGTGGCGCGTGGGCCCGAACAGTTCGTTCGCGAGGTCGCGGATCCGGTCGCTGACCGCCCGCTCCCCCTCCCCCGGCGCGACCAGCTTCCTCGCCTCGATCTCGGCGAAGAGTTCGGCGGCTTTGGCCTGGGCGTCCAACAGGCGTGCGGCGCGGTCGAGTTCGGTGTGCATGAATCCCCTCCGGTCGGGTGTTCCGCTCAGTTGTGCGCCTCGTCGGCGACGCGGACGGCACGAGCCAGGAAGTACTCGGACTTGTCCTCGTAGCAGACGAGTTGCCAGCCGTTGCCGTCCAGCATGGGCCTCAGATTCGGCTCGCCCAGCGGGTCGTCGGGGCTCAGGGGGCGGCCGTGGCGGGCTGCGCGTTCGGCGCGGCCGGAGGGGTGGAAGAGGAGAAGCGTGCCGCCGGAGGCGGTGACGCGGGCCCATTCCCGCAGGGCTACGGGTGGGGCGGGGAGATGGTCGAGCAGCCCGGCACTGAAGATGCCGTGGGTCGCGCCCGGCGGCAACGGCAGGCGGTGGCAGTCGGCGACCAGCAGGCAGGCCGGACCGGCGCGCCCCTCCCGGGCGGCTGCCGTGAGCATGGCCGAGGTGACGTCCACCCCGAACACCTTCCCTTTGTCCCCCACCCCGGCACGCAGTGCAGGCAGGGCGCGTCCGCTGCCGCAGCCCAGGTCCAGGGCCGTCTGACCGGGGAGAAGTCCCATGCGGGCGACCGCCGCCGCGTACCTCGGCCCGTCGGCGGCGAAGCGCGCCTCCCAGGCATCGGCCCTGGGCGTGAAGAACGTACGGGTGGCGGTGTGCGCGGCGCGCGCGGCCACCAGCGCCGCGAACCGCCCGAACACCAGGTCCCGGTACGGGGCCGGCTCGGCCGGTTGACCCGACGCGGCATCGCGGATGCCGGGAGCGGTGGCGGCCTCTTCCGGGAATGCCGTCACGAAGGCGTCCACGGGGGCCTCGTCCACTTCCAGGTGAAACTGCAGCCCCCACGCCCACCCGGAACGCCTGCACCGGATCCCGCTCGCAGGAGGCCAACAGCGCCGCGCCGTCGGGAAGTTCCATGGTGTCGCCGTGCCGGTGCGGCACGCGCAGCCGCTCGGGCGCACCCGCGAACAGCGGATCCCGGTCGGCCGCCGGGCCGGTGCGTACCTCACCCCACCCCAGCTGCGAGCCGGAACCCGTACGGGCCGCGCCGCCCGCCGCAACGGCGAGAAGCCGGGCCCCCAGACCCACCGCGAGCACCGGCACCTCGGCGGCCAACGCCTCGCGCAGCAGAGCCAGTTCGGCACGACGCGCGGGGAACCCGGCATCGCTGTGAGCGGCCAGGGGCCCGCCCATCACCACCAGCGCCTCGACCCCGGCCAGGCTCTCCGGCAGCGGATTCCCCGCCCACACCCGGCACACCCGCAGCCGCAGCCCGGCCGCCACCAGTGCCTCACCGATCGCGTAGGGCCCCTCCTCGCGCACATGCTGCACCACCAGTACGCCCACAGCCTCGCCCCACTCCGCACATGCAGCCCAGAACAGCCTGATCACACAGTGCGTGCGAGTCAATAAGACTATTCAAGCCGCACAAGCGGCTCATCTCCAGCTCCGCCAGCAGACGTCGCGGACGGAGCGCTCGTCGGCGGCGAGCTGCTTGACGTACTGGGCGGCCGCGTCGGGGGCGAGGCCGCCAGGGGCGACGGACCCGGACGAGCGGGTCATCCTCGCGCCTGCAGGTTTCCCTCTGCGTCACGTACACGCCGTGAGGTGCGCCCTAGAACCA
The DNA window shown above is from Streptomyces sp. NBC_01445 and carries:
- a CDS encoding cupredoxin domain-containing protein; its protein translation is MSMRHRRPHTALIGAALCLVTTLTGCSDSGDGSSSSSTPPASASVSVSSAPSASASVSAPAPASPSPSESGKGEVKVTIKDFAFHPATFEVSPGTKITVTNEDSATHTLTADDKSFDTGDLAQGKSATITAPSKPGSYSYVCTIHPNMKGTLTVR
- a CDS encoding M24 family metallopeptidase yields the protein MHTELDRAARLLDAQAKAAELFAEIEARKLVAPGEGERAVSDRIRDLANELFGPTRHWHKRIVRSGPNTLHPYKENPPDRIIGHDDIAFADFGPILEEWEADFGRTFVLGDDPDKLRLRDDLPEVFAAGRRAFEADPDITGAALHAEVARLAATRGWELGGWHAGHPVGEFPHEKIDGADIESYIAPGNATRLRRPDRAGRDCHWILEIHLIDRERGFGGFHEELLDLG
- a CDS encoding class I SAM-dependent methyltransferase, producing the protein MDEAPVDAFVTAFPEEAATAPGIRDAASGQPAEPAPYRDLVFGRFAALVAARAAHTATRTFFTPRADAWEARFAADGPRYAAAVARMGLLPGQTALDLGCGSGRALPALRAGVGDKGKVFGVDVTSAMLTAAAREGRAGPACLLVADCHRLPLPPGATHGIFSAGLLDHLPAPPVALREWARVTASGGTLLLFHPSGRAERAARHGRPLSPDDPLGEPNLRPMLDGNGWQLVCYEDKSEYFLARAVRVADEAHN